A DNA window from Haliovirga abyssi contains the following coding sequences:
- a CDS encoding WD40 repeat domain-containing protein: protein MKHIFTIFLFLFFSILVFSEPFTLNEGHFDSVTDIVKYPFGNKAISVSNDETAIIWDLDKNIIIKTFELYQGALTTVAISPGGKYFAVGSSTGKVFIFDFNSKKLIASVKNHTGKVMDVTFGSKENIVISGGVDGNLVFYDINSLSRVNMISMPCKIISVTTSPNKQYIAIGGDNGSLYLIKSSDLKKIDTISNVHNDWITGIAFSPDNNYIASVSWDLKLCITSVKDLKVTNTIDVPADKNLNSVSWSSDNDLIAVASSDKYVYLYGANSLSLVDKIQTNDKQVYNAVFFPTSSTLLTSGGDAKVNLWDVKKRELLKSYTGY from the coding sequence ATGAAACACATATTTACAATTTTTTTATTTTTATTTTTTTCAATCTTAGTTTTTTCAGAACCATTTACATTAAATGAGGGACATTTTGATTCTGTAACAGATATCGTTAAATACCCGTTTGGAAATAAAGCTATTTCTGTTAGCAATGATGAAACAGCAATAATTTGGGACCTTGACAAAAATATAATTATAAAAACTTTTGAATTATATCAAGGCGCTCTAACTACTGTTGCAATATCTCCTGGTGGAAAATATTTTGCTGTTGGCAGCTCTACAGGAAAAGTTTTTATATTTGATTTTAATTCAAAAAAATTAATTGCTTCTGTTAAAAATCATACTGGAAAAGTTATGGACGTTACTTTTGGATCAAAAGAAAATATAGTTATTTCTGGTGGCGTTGACGGTAATTTAGTTTTTTATGATATTAATTCACTATCACGTGTTAATATGATTTCTATGCCATGCAAAATTATATCTGTTACAACATCCCCAAACAAACAGTATATCGCTATTGGTGGAGATAATGGTAGTTTATATTTAATAAAATCTAGCGACTTAAAAAAAATAGATACTATTTCAAATGTTCATAATGATTGGATTACAGGGATAGCTTTTTCTCCTGATAATAATTATATTGCATCTGTCAGTTGGGATTTGAAATTATGTATTACATCTGTTAAGGACCTTAAAGTAACTAATACAATTGACGTTCCAGCTGATAAAAATTTGAATTCTGTATCTTGGAGTTCTGATAATGATTTAATAGCAGTAGCATCTTCAGATAAATATGTATATCTCTATGGCGCTAATTCGCTTTCTTTAGTTGACAAAATTCAAACAAATGATAAACAAGTTTATAATGCAGTATTTTTTCCTACATCAAGTACATTATTAACTTCTGGCGGAGATGCTAAAGTTAATTTATGGGATGTTAAAAAAAGAGAACTTTTAAAATCATATACTGGTTATTAA
- the pilB gene encoding type IV-A pilus assembly ATPase PilB, which translates to MVITRRQEMLGEKLLKAGLIKKEQLEEALSQQKMTKEKVGEILVRLGYISIDEILPLLASHLGVKSTRIELEELDEDLKDVLPLDLMRKHHIFPIRKRGNKLILAMANPNDLFVADDVQLRTKSVVIPVLALKSEIESAIDHISQREEKSSEEQMSDDILNELEGFESTDLEFVEDKDENLEDSLNSDSAPIVKAVNALIAKAIAVGASDIHIEPYEKKVRVRFRIDGVLSEIKSFPKRVIGPMASRIKITSGLDIAEKRLPQDGRFKTTTRGRSIDFRVSTLPTVHGEKIVMRILDKGNLKLNMEDLGFEKEELERFDKALSNPYGMILVTGPTGSGKSTTLYSALNRLNKPDVNISTAEDPVEFQLEGINQVHCKKEIGLDFASALKSFLRQDPDIIMVGEIRDKETAEISVKAALTGHLVLSTIHTNDAPSTIQRLTNMGMEPFMLSSSLLLIEAQRLGRRICSNCKTEVKAKKGQIVALGLDYEEYKDVVFYKGTGCPKCNGTGYKGRVGFYEVMYIDEDIREAIAKGASSDELRKLARKNGMRTLREQAIIKAKNGVTTIEEVLRVTME; encoded by the coding sequence ATGGTAATTACAAGAAGACAGGAGATGTTAGGAGAAAAATTATTAAAAGCTGGATTAATTAAAAAAGAGCAATTGGAAGAGGCATTGTCACAGCAAAAAATGACGAAAGAAAAAGTAGGAGAAATATTAGTAAGATTAGGCTATATATCTATAGATGAAATTTTACCATTGCTTGCTTCTCATTTAGGAGTAAAAAGTACTCGTATAGAATTAGAAGAGTTAGATGAGGATTTAAAAGATGTTTTGCCATTAGATTTAATGAGAAAACACCATATATTTCCTATTAGGAAAAGAGGAAATAAATTAATTCTTGCAATGGCAAATCCAAATGATTTGTTTGTGGCAGATGATGTACAATTAAGGACAAAATCAGTAGTAATACCTGTATTAGCTTTAAAAAGTGAAATAGAATCAGCTATAGACCATATTTCGCAAAGAGAAGAAAAAAGTTCAGAAGAGCAAATGAGTGATGATATTTTAAATGAGTTAGAAGGTTTTGAAAGTACAGACTTAGAATTTGTAGAAGATAAAGATGAAAACTTAGAGGATTCTTTAAATTCTGATAGTGCACCAATAGTAAAAGCAGTAAATGCATTAATAGCAAAAGCAATAGCTGTGGGGGCAAGTGATATTCATATAGAACCTTATGAAAAAAAAGTAAGAGTAAGATTTAGAATAGATGGAGTTTTGAGTGAAATAAAAAGTTTTCCAAAACGAGTTATAGGGCCTATGGCATCTAGAATAAAAATAACATCAGGACTAGATATAGCTGAAAAAAGATTACCTCAAGATGGAAGGTTTAAAACAACGACAAGGGGAAGAAGTATAGATTTTAGAGTATCAACACTGCCAACTGTTCATGGAGAAAAAATAGTTATGCGGATATTGGATAAAGGGAATTTGAAATTAAATATGGAAGATTTGGGATTTGAAAAAGAGGAGTTAGAGAGATTTGATAAAGCTTTAAGTAATCCATATGGAATGATACTTGTAACAGGTCCAACAGGAAGTGGAAAAAGTACAACTTTATATTCAGCGTTAAATAGATTAAATAAACCAGATGTAAATATATCAACAGCGGAAGATCCGGTTGAATTTCAATTAGAAGGGATTAATCAAGTACATTGTAAAAAAGAGATTGGACTAGATTTTGCCTCAGCTTTAAAATCTTTTTTGCGTCAAGATCCAGATATAATAATGGTGGGAGAAATTCGGGATAAAGAAACAGCTGAAATATCCGTAAAAGCGGCGTTAACAGGACATTTAGTTTTGTCTACAATTCATACAAATGATGCGCCAAGTACAATACAAAGGCTTACAAATATGGGAATGGAACCATTTATGCTGTCATCTTCTTTATTGCTAATAGAGGCACAAAGATTAGGAAGGAGAATATGCAGTAATTGTAAAACTGAAGTAAAAGCAAAAAAAGGACAAATTGTTGCATTGGGATTAGATTACGAAGAATATAAAGATGTAGTTTTTTATAAAGGAACAGGATGTCCTAAATGTAACGGAACTGGTTACAAGGGTAGAGTGGGGTTTTATGAGGTTATGTATATAGATGAAGATATAAGAGAAGCTATAGCAAAAGGGGCTAGTTCAGATGAATTGCGCAAATTGGCTAGGAAAAATGGAATGCGAACGTTAAGAGAACAAGCTATAATAAAAGCAAAAAATGGGGTAACAACAATTGAAGAAGTCCTACGAGTTACTATGGAATAG
- a CDS encoding type II secretion system F family protein yields MFNFKYTAIDKQGNKKNGELQAKNEKDLKSALKAAGFILIKAQKKGGSKSGSSGSKSSSNKTGEKKVSMFSRVTLKELTIFSRQLATMISSGVTLLKAITILSEQNENPLFKQKLTQIKSDIESGQPFSNALSKHPKQFDKLYVSMVRAGEESGALEVVLNRLATSMEKNQELRGKVKGAMMYPAIVMIVALSITFMLLTFVVPTFTSMFKDAGMQLPGLTQKVVDVSDFLRVYWWVVIIGVILLVVGIKKYINTPKGRKKLDGLMLKLPIMGSFTRKVSVGRFTRTMATLLDSGVPILMAFDIVSETVGNEIISEAIMVAKSSIKEGNTIAKPLADSGEFPLMVTQMIEIGEESGSISEMLSKVADFNEREVEEAVAVVVSAMEPLAIVVMAIIVGTIVIAMFLPMFKLSDLAG; encoded by the coding sequence ATGTTTAATTTTAAGTATACTGCTATTGATAAACAGGGGAATAAAAAAAATGGGGAATTACAAGCAAAAAATGAGAAGGATTTAAAGTCGGCTTTAAAAGCAGCAGGCTTTATTTTAATTAAAGCACAAAAAAAAGGTGGTTCCAAAAGTGGTTCAAGTGGTTCAAAATCGAGCTCAAACAAAACTGGAGAAAAAAAAGTATCTATGTTTAGTAGAGTTACTTTAAAAGAGCTTACAATATTTAGTAGACAACTAGCCACAATGATATCTTCAGGAGTTACACTTTTAAAAGCAATTACAATTTTATCAGAACAAAATGAGAATCCATTGTTTAAACAAAAATTAACACAGATAAAAAGTGATATTGAATCAGGTCAACCTTTTTCAAATGCGTTATCAAAACATCCGAAACAGTTTGATAAACTATATGTAAGTATGGTAAGGGCTGGAGAAGAAAGTGGAGCATTAGAGGTAGTTTTAAATAGATTAGCTACTAGTATGGAAAAAAATCAGGAATTAAGAGGAAAAGTAAAAGGTGCTATGATGTATCCTGCAATAGTAATGATTGTAGCGCTTAGTATTACTTTTATGTTATTAACATTCGTAGTTCCTACATTTACATCTATGTTTAAAGATGCTGGAATGCAGCTTCCAGGATTAACCCAAAAAGTGGTAGATGTAAGTGATTTTTTAAGAGTTTATTGGTGGGTAGTTATAATTGGAGTTATATTATTGGTAGTTGGAATAAAAAAATATATAAATACACCAAAAGGTAGAAAAAAATTAGATGGATTAATGTTAAAATTGCCAATAATGGGGTCTTTTACAAGGAAAGTTTCAGTTGGAAGATTTACGAGAACAATGGCGACTCTTTTGGATAGTGGAGTTCCTATATTAATGGCATTTGATATAGTATCTGAAACGGTTGGGAATGAAATTATTTCAGAAGCTATAATGGTAGCAAAATCAAGCATAAAAGAAGGAAATACAATAGCAAAACCTTTAGCAGATAGTGGCGAATTTCCGCTTATGGTAACTCAAATGATAGAAATAGGAGAAGAAAGCGGTTCTATAAGTGAAATGTTAAGTAAAGTGGCGGATTTTAATGAGAGGGAAGTAGAAGAAGCGGTAGCTGTAGTAGTATCTGCAATGGAACCGTTAGCAATTGTAGTAATGGCAATAATAGTGGGGACTATTGTAATAGCTATGTTTTTACCAATGTTTAAATTAAGTGACCTTGCTGGCTAA
- a CDS encoding tetratricopeptide repeat protein, with product MPKNKKDVMLEASLMMVRNELEQKTGKVVASKSKPKNQDEFLKKIKSKKKEQSLNGVDIFKLNRTNKFDKEINIDAVIEVVKKKLWNSPRSLKLINVMLASYILQRNYSKAGLELKKGLNIDSNDLDINYNGAELLFKIGEINRAKELLKNIISKYKDKEALYFLGMILYLEGNKEQAIVVIAESLKDDSNVTRVDKNFAFLFIIKEDVEKELEILSKSLKRVVGNLDFRIVKSYYEILTGKLEKNDANEKIIMKLIAEDKKYLPCLKVNMGLKAKKSGDLKEAVENYNQAIKQNPKCICAKLEKIDIYLEESKYEKAGEILETIIKSNGKYLPVLQRALEFEFYSKNQSETEKIARKIVKIKKDSLIEVYNKEKIILKLSLNDIIEGFYGKLKIILDKYRDLNPKFRFLGYSEMATYKLFRNIKLCEIDFYKEGFVK from the coding sequence ATGCCAAAAAATAAAAAAGATGTAATGCTAGAAGCGAGTTTAATGATGGTAAGAAATGAACTAGAACAAAAAACAGGCAAAGTGGTGGCAAGCAAATCAAAACCTAAAAATCAAGATGAATTTTTAAAAAAAATAAAATCAAAGAAAAAAGAACAAAGTTTAAATGGAGTGGATATATTTAAATTAAATAGAACAAATAAATTTGACAAAGAGATAAATATAGATGCTGTTATTGAAGTGGTGAAAAAAAAATTATGGAACTCTCCTAGAAGTTTAAAATTAATAAATGTTATGCTTGCATCATATATTTTACAAAGAAACTACAGTAAAGCTGGATTAGAATTAAAAAAAGGATTAAATATTGATTCAAATGATTTGGATATAAATTATAATGGAGCAGAATTGCTTTTTAAGATTGGAGAAATAAATAGAGCTAAGGAACTGTTGAAAAATATAATTAGTAAATACAAGGATAAAGAAGCATTATATTTTTTGGGAATGATATTGTATTTAGAAGGGAATAAAGAGCAAGCGATTGTAGTTATAGCAGAATCTTTAAAAGATGATTCTAATGTAACTAGAGTAGATAAAAATTTTGCGTTTTTATTTATAATAAAAGAAGATGTTGAAAAAGAGTTAGAAATTTTAAGTAAATCTTTAAAAAGAGTAGTTGGGAATTTAGATTTTAGAATTGTGAAATCGTATTATGAAATTTTAACAGGTAAGTTAGAAAAAAATGATGCTAATGAAAAAATAATAATGAAATTAATTGCAGAAGATAAAAAATATTTACCTTGTTTAAAAGTTAATATGGGATTGAAGGCAAAAAAGAGTGGGGATTTAAAAGAAGCAGTAGAAAATTATAATCAAGCAATTAAACAAAATCCTAAATGTATTTGTGCAAAATTAGAAAAAATAGATATTTATTTAGAAGAATCTAAATATGAAAAAGCAGGGGAAATATTAGAAACAATTATAAAAAGTAATGGGAAATATTTGCCAGTATTACAGAGGGCTTTGGAGTTTGAATTTTATTCAAAAAACCAAAGCGAAACAGAAAAAATAGCAAGAAAAATAGTTAAAATAAAAAAGGATAGTTTAATAGAGGTGTATAATAAAGAAAAAATCATATTAAAATTATCTTTAAATGATATTATTGAAGGATTTTATGGGAAATTAAAAATTATATTAGATAAATATAGAGATTTGAATCCTAAATTTAGATTTTTAGGATATAGTGAAATGGCAACATATAAGCTATTTAGAAACATAAAATTATGTGAAATAGATTTTTATAAGGAGGGATTTGTAAAATGA
- the aroE gene encoding shikimate dehydrogenase, giving the protein MRIDSKTKLISLLGYPVGHSKSPLMHNAELETLGVNAIYTAMEIEPQKLGAVVNGLKSINNFIGANVTIPHKENVMKYVDGLTEEAKSIGAVNTLYFEDDKLIGDNTDGRGFILSLMNDSGFDPKEKEVLVLGAGGAAKAIITKLIQESVKVVNIYELNIEKSREVKKQIENINSSTKINLILKDELENCAKKSDLIINCTPVGLKENDPLILSENVFNEKQVVFDLIYNPEKTKLLLAAEKKGAKILNGLGMLVYQGALSFEKWIGEKPNVENMKETIKKSM; this is encoded by the coding sequence ATGAGAATTGATTCAAAAACAAAATTAATATCTTTATTAGGGTATCCAGTGGGGCATAGCAAATCGCCATTAATGCATAATGCAGAATTAGAAACATTAGGAGTAAATGCTATATATACAGCAATGGAGATAGAACCTCAAAAATTAGGAGCGGTAGTAAATGGATTAAAAAGTATAAATAATTTTATAGGCGCAAATGTAACCATACCACACAAAGAAAATGTAATGAAATACGTAGATGGATTGACAGAGGAAGCAAAAAGCATAGGAGCAGTAAATACATTATATTTTGAAGATGATAAATTAATAGGAGATAATACAGATGGTCGAGGTTTTATATTATCTCTTATGAATGATAGTGGATTTGATCCAAAAGAAAAAGAAGTGTTGGTATTAGGAGCTGGTGGTGCAGCTAAAGCGATAATTACAAAATTAATTCAAGAATCAGTTAAAGTTGTAAATATTTATGAATTGAATATAGAAAAAAGTAGAGAAGTAAAAAAACAGATAGAAAATATAAACTCTTCTACAAAGATAAATTTAATATTAAAAGATGAATTAGAAAATTGTGCAAAGAAAAGTGATCTGATTATCAATTGTACTCCTGTAGGATTAAAAGAAAATGATCCTTTAATTTTGTCTGAAAATGTATTTAATGAAAAACAAGTGGTTTTCGATTTGATATATAATCCTGAAAAAACCAAATTATTATTAGCGGCAGAAAAGAAAGGGGCTAAAATTTTAAATGGACTTGGAATGCTAGTGTATCAAGGGGCGTTATCATTTGAAAAATGGATAGGAGAAAAACCAAATGTTGAAAATATGAAAGAGACTATAAAAAAATCTATGTAG
- a CDS encoding ABC transporter ATP-binding protein, which yields MIGTRDIIEIKNISKNYKEIDIFKRLKGHKSKIGINNISLNVKEGEIFSIIGLNGSGKTTLMKCMLGLLKPDFGEIKVFGKSKLKRKDYYNIGYLPEISYYPKEVRLKDLINYYAELYNMDRLNRNKIIDEIFEILKLKGREKDKLENFSKGMVQKVGIAQAIMNEPKLLFLDEPMSGLDPLGRKLVMDIIKKMKSKGTTIILNTHILSDVEKLSDRIVILDSGELKSVVDFKNYMQIKSKYQIKITKPYKNFVRLGSFYVKNVIETELDEIIGDLILRGVKIVDIEKLNVSLERYFIEQIS from the coding sequence ATGATAGGGACAAGAGATATTATAGAAATAAAAAATATAAGTAAAAATTATAAAGAGATAGATATATTTAAAAGATTAAAAGGTCATAAAAGTAAAATTGGAATAAACAATATTTCATTAAATGTAAAAGAAGGGGAGATTTTTTCTATAATCGGGTTAAATGGTTCTGGAAAAACCACATTAATGAAGTGTATGTTAGGACTATTGAAACCTGATTTTGGCGAAATAAAAGTTTTTGGAAAATCAAAATTAAAAAGAAAAGATTATTACAATATAGGATATCTACCTGAAATATCTTATTATCCTAAAGAGGTAAGGTTGAAAGATTTAATTAATTATTATGCAGAACTTTATAATATGGATAGGTTAAACAGAAATAAGATTATAGATGAAATTTTTGAAATATTAAAATTAAAAGGTAGAGAAAAAGATAAATTAGAAAATTTTTCTAAAGGAATGGTTCAAAAAGTTGGGATAGCACAAGCTATAATGAATGAACCGAAACTATTATTTTTAGATGAGCCAATGTCAGGGCTTGATCCGCTGGGAAGAAAATTAGTAATGGATATTATAAAAAAAATGAAAAGTAAAGGGACGACGATAATTTTGAATACACATATTTTAAGTGATGTAGAAAAACTAAGCGATAGAATTGTAATATTAGATTCTGGAGAATTAAAATCAGTTGTAGATTTTAAAAATTATATGCAAATAAAGTCAAAATATCAAATAAAAATAACTAAACCTTATAAAAATTTTGTAAGATTAGGGAGTTTTTATGTTAAAAATGTTATAGAAACAGAACTAGATGAAATAATTGGGGATTTGATTTTAAGAGGAGTAAAAATAGTTGATATAGAAAAGTTAAATGTTTCTTTGGAAAGATATTTTATAGAACAAATTAGTTAA